TAGATGTTGCTGatttatcagaatcagaatcagaatcagaatgagctttattgccaggtatgtttgcacatactaggaatttgtttttgtgacagagctccacagtgctacagaatgacagtgacaagacgatacatattataaaaagaacaatatacaagtatacaagacagacaatgtgcaaaaatagcaaagacatttgaatggaagtaagtatgtgctttaaataaataacggaaaaatgaataaagaatgtatagtgttgtatgttccacgatcaagtgttcatgagatggattgcctgaggaaagaaactgtttcggtgtctggtcgttctagtgctcagtgctctgtagcgccgaccggatggtaacagttcaaaaagtgagtgtgctggatgtgaggggtccagagtaattttggcagccctttttcgtactctggataagaagagatcttgaagggtagggagagttgtaccaatgattcgttcagcagtccggactatccgacgtagtcttctgagatcagaattggtagctgagctgaaccagatggtaattgaagtgcagaggacggattcaatgatggcagagtaaaactgtttcagcagttcctgtggcaggttgagcttcctcagctggcggaggaagtacagcctctgctgggcctttttcacaatggagtctatgtgaatgtcccacttcaggtcctgagatggtgttgccaaggaacctgaatgactccactgtgttaacagtgctgttcatgatggtgagtggggggagagcagggggggttttcctgaagtctatgatcatctccacagttttgagcgtgttgagctccaggttgttatgactgcaccagacagccagctcttttacctcctgtctgtaagcagactcgtcaccgtcctgaatgaggccgataagtgtggtgtcgtctgcaaacttcaggagcttgacagaggggtctttggaggtacagtcattagtatacagggagaagagcagtggggagaggacacaaccctgaggggcgccagtgctgatagtacgggtgctggatgagaattttcccagcctcactagctgctgcctgtctgtcaggaagctgttgatccactgacagagagcggtgggcacggagagctgagatagtttgggaaggaggaggtttgggatgatagtgttgaaggctgaactgaagtccacaaacaggatcctcacgtaagtccctgatttgtccagatgctgcagtatgaaatgtagactcatgttcactgcatcatctacagacctgtttgctcgataagcaaactgcagggggtccagtgagggtctggtgatgtccttcagataagccagaaccagtttttcaaacgacttcatgacgacagatgttagcgccacaggtctgtagtcgttaagtcctgttattttgggtttctttggaatggggatgatttccgagcgtttcagagaggcggggacttcacacaactccaaagacctattgaagatctgtgagaaaatgggggccagctggtcagcacaggttttcagacaggctggtgtgacaccgtcagggcctggtgcctttcttcttttgttctttttgaagaccttgcgcacctcatcttcactgatttgaatgggagttgcaggagtgggggagaggggtgatgttggaggtgtaaatggtgtcttttcaaaccgacaatagaactcgttcagatcgtctgccagttgctgattctgcaaagtgctgggggatgatgtcttgtaattggtgatgtgttttagacctttccacactgatgaagagtcactggaatgaaattggttccttatcttttcggaataatttctctttgccactttgatctccttttccagtgtgtatttggcctctttatacaagactttgtcccctttcctataagcatcatctttgacatgacgaagctgtctgagttttgcagtgaaccatggtttgtcgttgttgtaagttaagcgagtcctggtaggaatgcataaatcctcacagaaactgatatatgaagtaacagtctctgtaagctcgtccagatcagtagcagcagcttcaaaaacactccaatcagtacattcgaaacaggcttgtaaagcccgctctgtttcgttggtccatctctttacagactttgctacaggtttagcagatttaagttgttgcctgtaggttggtataagatgaaccaggcagtgatcagagagtcccaaagctgcccgtgagacagagtgatatgcattccttattgtggtgtaacagtggtccaatatatttctatctctggtcggacatgtgacgtgctgtctgtattttggaagttcacgggagagatttgctctattaaagtccccaagaatgattaaaacagagtccgggtgttgttgttctgtctctgtgatgtgatcagcgagtttctgtaacgccaggctctcgtgcgcttgcggtggaatgtacacactcacgagaatgaacgagcaaaactctcgcggcgaatagaacggcttacagtttatgaaaagcgcttcaacatcagaacagcatattttctttaacactgttacatctgtacaccacctctcattgatgtaaaagcacgtcccgccaccgcgcgatttccccgtcgattctgcttcgcggtctcctctgaacagctgattTATGACTCATTTGTGGCTTTATTCAAAGAATATCTGAGCTCATCTCACCAATACAGTCTTGCGGTTGAATATTTTAAACATGGGGTAAATAATAAAAGCAACTGAAGAGCACAGTCAGTGAGTGAACGGCACAAATTGTAGCAGGCACCTATGATCAATTACTCAACATATGCAGACTACGCCACCCTGTTAACAGGGAAATCTCACTAAATATGAATGGTTCACTAAACAAGACACACAGGAACTTAGTTTCAAAAAAAGGAGTTGAGACGTGAATACCAAAAAATACAAAACTTTATTTTACAATCAAATATGAATACTAAAAGTCCATAAAAGACAAAGGAGCCAGGCTATAATGGCATAGAAGACAAatgaaacaaatagaaaacaaacgAGACCGAGGCTTACCGAAGACAGGTAATCTAGTTACTAAATGTAATCTCTAATGTCTCAAATCTTACCACCCGGTGCACAAGTCACActgcacgcgcacacacacacgaaATCAAGTCAATGTGAACACACTGCACTCCGTGTTCGAATCCCACCACCGCACACGAGGGCCAGTTAGTAACCTGTCCGGAAGCCTCGACTCCTGCAACAAAATTAACAAACAGTcaataaacaaaccaaaataacAAACTAGCTCTTacagctcaaaaaaaaaaaaaaaaaaaaaaaaaaaaaaatacatggttGGTTAAACAGACCTAGTAGAAAACTAAGATCTATATCAGAAGGTGGCCGACATTTACACCACCAATGAgaacaatacaaatacaaaagaaaCAAATATCAACAAAACAAGATTAAATGCTGCTAAAGCAAAACCAACAAGTTAAATAAACTTTACAAATAAAGCAAAAGCAGCAAAAATACAAACTGAAATACAACTTTAGGGTTAcccctcctgttatccttggggtcaatttgaccccattcaatgtttaacgtatgtacatatataattgacttttttttttttgcttcagattgaatgacttttcctaatttaatggggaaaacttggtaaacataaaattaacatgatattatttgttcaatgccctgtacacattttgtcacatcggtgttctttggggtcaatttgaccccaggttcttttagctgtataaaacataagaaatataaaaaatttacacacatttgttttgggtgatattgaggtcactataacatgctatgattttataatatgcactataattttatatgttaagtataataaaaataaaaactaacacaatcatacctgtagtattgcgagaaccactgtcaattgaattgctctctcaatcgaaaatggcctctacgcaaaggttttccgtcagtgagattttgtcacaggtgtttgacagtgaaagttggggggtgtttcagagtgttgttaagtagtcaacaaagacatcaattacctgacactaaccttttttgcaaaaaaatatcatattctagaggttttaaatttggggtcaaattgaccccagtgggaaaaaggtgttagcggattttagggtaacaggagggtaaacaaaaaaaataaaactgacaaataattttataaatccaAAATGTACCACACAAACGTAAACCAAAAACAATTAAACCACTTCAACAACCAGGACGAACAACGAATACTCGTTGGAGCAGAATTAATAAAGAAACCAAAAGAATAGTACAGCTACACATCGAAGGACCAGTGTAGCATCCAGGAAATCACTCCGACAAAACAGCAGCATCAACAAATGTCACCCTGCAGGCTCTGTTACATGCAATGGACCCAAATCAGACTATTGTTCCTAAAagacaatattaaaattacttgtCACATCACAAAATCTGCGGGAAAATTATTTGTTCTACATGCCTTCTTGTTATAGTCAATCCTACACATCCACTCACATGCAGCCGCAAACATGAAAGGACATCAAAGCGCCAATTCAGCACGGGATTACAGAGGGAGAACGTGAAGGCAGCAAGAGAGAACGGCCGCCACTGATAAACCACAATTGATGCTCTCCGTAATGAAgctataaattaaatacattaaaggGATTATCCCAAGCCACGCATCATGATGCTAATGAGTTAAGCACAATGCATACCTGTGAAAGCGGAAGGGGCAAACGCGGAAATGCCGAAACCTCAGGCAATGACGCACAACCGGTGCTCGAACACACAAATGGTGTCGTAAAATTTCTTCATATATATACCCACTGCAATTATGTGATTGGACAACGCATGCTTTGCTTATTAAATCTATTACAGTTCCTCCCACTACAAATATTGCTTAAACAGAAAAAATACAGAAACGCAGCATGCAGAGAAACAAAACAGGAAGTTGGCATTTCTGAAAAGTAAGAGCTAACAGAAACCAAACTATTAAGGCTGTGGACTGTGTACATCGCCACATAAAATAGAGTTAGTGAATGAGTGAATGAGAGCCAGTCATGAAGGAccacttattttttttcattttcatgctTCATTTCAGTACAGGTgagtttttctttatttattaaagGAATCAACGTGAGATAGGAAGAATGTGGCTTTAGTtctcaaaataatttaaatataactattaaaactattttaaaaatgaagcATTAAACCTCACTGGTAATAAAAGAAAATTAGAAAAAgtagtttgtatttttttaagatagAACTGTCTATTCACCTTTACAGagctttttaataattatattccAAATACTTTGAATTCTTAAGGGAAATGATAAACAATGAAATGGAAATCTTGTTTGTTTGAGAATAAATCAGGAAGGCAGCTTTCTCTTTTGGAAAGTAGTGCAAACAAAATGTATTTGTGCAATCTGTTATACATGTCTGTTATTTATGTCTGTTTTACATTTCTTTGAAACCACTGTGAATGCTCTGAATAAACTCTTTTGTTTGCAGGCTGTATTGTGTCAGATCAGCAGCAGACAGTAATAATAACAGGATACACAGGTGCTTCAGTTGTGCTGCCCTGCTCCTGTGCTCACCCTCAGTCTACAGCCACAACATTCAGCTGGAAGTTTCAAAACAGTGACAATCGATTTATTCCAGTATTTGAAGATGAGAAATACAGCGGCAGACGTGTGCTGTTTAATGAACATTCTCCAACAAATCTGTCTCTTCTCATTTCTGACCTCAGAACGAATGACCGGGGCTACTATAAGTGTCTGACTGAACCAAATACTTTTACATATGCTTACTTAGAAGTTAAAGGTAAGTGAAAATTTGCAGCAAGTGACAAACACAATATTAATTTCACACCCACTGACTTTTTagttttgttgtatttaaaataatcTGGGGCTTTTTTGGGTATATATTAAATgttatgctgatttttttttataaccttACATTTAAACTGAAATATAATATGAACATAATTTgtataactatgttttcaggatGTGATTTGGTTGAGAACAGAAAGACAGTTGAAGTGTCTGGATATTCAGGAGAGTCTGTGGTTCTGCCCTGTTCCTGCACTGAACTACTGGCTAAACCTGAACACATACAATGGACATATTTCactgaaaataaatataaagaaatttACCCAAATGAACAGATTGAGAGTCACAAGAACAGAGTCAAACTGTTCAATCCAAACACTCCAGGAAATCTTTCTCTACAAATATCAGCACTGACCACAGACGACCGAGGAGAATATCAGTGTTTTGTCTCGTCTCAGCAAGTAGTCTACTTCAGACTTACTGTACTTCATGCTGAAGGTAGTTTTCTTCATTATTGTTAACACTGTTTCTGATCCTTTTGATGATACAGTATGTTTTGCTGTTCCAGTGTTATATTATCACTGACAAATATTCTCTTCTGAACAGAGAAACCACGTGTCCATATAATCAGTTTAACAACACATCAACCTTCTCCGTCACACCAAACACAAGAACTTCCACCACTTCAACAATCCCATCACACACCACAATGTAAGTCACATAATTGTTTTGCTTTTCATCATACAATATGCTTTACTATAATGTTCTTTTCCCCTATGAACATGTTATGTCAACTactctgtgtg
The window above is part of the Garra rufa chromosome 13, GarRuf1.0, whole genome shotgun sequence genome. Proteins encoded here:
- the LOC141283335 gene encoding immunoglobulin superfamily member 10-like, producing the protein MKDHLFFFIFMLHFSTGCIVSDQQQTVIITGYTGASVVLPCSCAHPQSTATTFSWKFQNSDNRFIPVFEDEKYSGRRVLFNEHSPTNLSLLISDLRTNDRGYYKCLTEPNTFTYAYLEVKGCDLVENRKTVEVSGYSGESVVLPCSCTELLAKPEHIQWTYFTENKYKEIYPNEQIESHKNRVKLFNPNTPGNLSLQISALTTDDRGEYQCFVSSQQVVYFRLTVLHAEEKPRVHIISLTTHQPSPSHQTQELPPLQQSHHTPQYVFILVSVFSVVLLLAFLALSSRYGKDEVAFSNVVYVKTSSTAAHAQNVAEYVNARAKQT